A single window of Fusobacterium sp. DNA harbors:
- a CDS encoding regulatory protein RecX — translation MKKFSLKGNKVYFDEMFCIDLNKATIIEFNLKNKEYITDEEYKYLIRLRALSMGYFLLSKQDYSVKELKTKLLLKYREKHIIDEIIEEFRGKNYLDDYEYGRSYVRNHNYGKKKMGFMLFQKGLSQDIIREIISENSENEMEEIKKLWIKLGDKEKEKKILSLMRKGFEYQDIKKAVSELE, via the coding sequence TTGAAGAAGTTTAGTCTAAAGGGAAATAAGGTGTATTTTGATGAAATGTTCTGTATCGATTTAAATAAAGCAACAATAATAGAATTTAATCTAAAAAATAAAGAATATATCACTGATGAAGAATACAAATATCTTATTAGATTAAGGGCTTTAAGTATGGGATATTTTCTTTTGTCAAAACAGGACTATTCAGTCAAAGAATTGAAAACTAAACTATTGCTAAAATATAGAGAAAAGCATATAATAGATGAAATTATAGAAGAATTTAGGGGAAAAAATTATTTAGATGATTATGAATACGGAAGAAGTTATGTAAGAAATCACAATTATGGAAAGAAAAAGATGGGGTTCATGCTTTTTCAAAAGGGACTTTCTCAAGATATAATAAGAGAAATTATAAGTGAAAATTCTGAAAATGAAATGGAAGAGATAAAAAAATTATGGATTAAACTTGGGGATAAAGAAAAAGAAAAAAAGATACTTTCTTTGATGAGAAAGGGCTTTGAATATCAAGATATAAAAAAAGCAGTGTCAGAGCTGGAGTAA
- a CDS encoding glycosyltransferase family 9 protein, translated as MDIKRIIVSRTDKIGDLILSIPSFFMIKKMYPNAELVVLVRKYNYEIVKNLPYIDRIMKIDEYSQSDLIEKIAYFKADVFIALYNDSFVAKLARASKAKIRIGPISKLSSIFTYNKGVWQKRSKSIKNEGKYNLDLVRKLDKELYQKVYELNTKLYYEEKHRNAAELFFKMNDIKGQALVINPFIGGSAKNIKDEEYSNLIMNFKRRNPDISVIVTCHISEEERGEKLLKNSLEKGIYLYANGGELLNIAAIIDRADVYLGASTGPTHIAGALKKRIVAIYPAKKTQSIIRWGVLGDDKVFYLIPDQNNPLENYNNPHFDKYDKNMELELILALERALKLEEGGKN; from the coding sequence ATGGATATAAAAAGAATAATCGTTTCCAGAACTGATAAGATAGGAGATCTAATATTGTCTATTCCTAGTTTTTTTATGATAAAAAAAATGTATCCCAATGCAGAATTGGTAGTTTTAGTAAGAAAATATAACTACGAAATTGTAAAGAATCTTCCTTATATAGATAGAATTATGAAAATAGATGAATATTCTCAAAGTGATCTTATAGAAAAAATAGCATATTTTAAGGCAGATGTATTTATTGCTTTGTATAACGATTCCTTTGTAGCAAAGCTGGCAAGAGCAAGTAAAGCTAAAATAAGGATAGGACCTATTTCTAAACTTTCATCTATTTTTACTTATAATAAAGGAGTATGGCAAAAAAGATCAAAATCTATAAAAAATGAAGGAAAGTATAACCTAGACCTTGTAAGAAAACTGGATAAAGAACTTTATCAAAAAGTATATGAATTGAATACAAAGTTATATTATGAAGAAAAGCATAGAAATGCAGCAGAACTTTTCTTCAAAATGAATGACATAAAGGGGCAGGCTTTAGTAATAAACCCATTTATTGGAGGCTCTGCTAAGAATATAAAGGATGAAGAATATAGTAATCTTATCATGAATTTTAAAAGAAGAAATCCTGATATATCTGTAATAGTTACATGTCATATTTCTGAAGAAGAAAGAGGAGAAAAGCTTCTAAAAAATTCTCTGGAGAAAGGGATATATTTATATGCTAATGGGGGAGAGCTTTTAAATATAGCAGCAATAATAGATAGAGCAGATGTGTATCTTGGAGCTTCAACAGGTCCTACTCATATAGCTGGTGCATTAAAGAAAAGAATAGTTGCTATTTATCCAGCTAAGAAAACTCAAAGTATAATAAGATGGGGAGTACTTGGAGATGATAAAGTATTTTATCTGATACCAGATCAAAATAATCCTTTAGAAAATTATAATAACCCTCATTTTGACAAATATGATAAAAATATGGAACTTGAGCTTATATTAGCTTTAGAAAGAGCTTTAAAGCTTGAGGAAGGTGGTAAAAATTAG
- a CDS encoding lysophospholipid acyltransferase family protein, translating to MLGLILASSTGFFLFIFISIFYLPKIHFLSERKGVEYSRRKLKWLSKMVLGSLNVKLRVKYKNRRAINSLVKTKGIIFVCNHQSNLDIPAIVTALHMDVGFVAKHEMKSWPFFGTWMKKSNCIFLNRENPREGIKDMKKAVELIKKGYPTVIFPEGERTIDGNILSFKKGSFKLATETNGIIVPLTLKGTYNIQKRGAFRMNRGQLITLIVDEPIFVEDIPKEELKNLNMKVRDIIVRNFEAI from the coding sequence ATGTTAGGTTTGATTTTAGCTTCATCAACAGGGTTCTTTTTGTTTATATTTATAAGTATATTTTACCTTCCAAAGATTCATTTTTTAAGTGAAAGAAAAGGTGTAGAATACTCAAGAAGAAAATTGAAATGGCTTTCAAAAATGGTATTAGGAAGCTTAAATGTGAAATTAAGAGTAAAGTATAAAAATAGAAGAGCAATAAATTCTTTGGTTAAGACTAAAGGGATAATTTTTGTGTGCAATCATCAAAGCAATTTGGATATACCAGCTATAGTTACAGCTTTGCATATGGATGTAGGATTTGTAGCAAAACATGAGATGAAATCTTGGCCTTTTTTTGGAACATGGATGAAAAAAAGTAATTGTATTTTTCTCAATAGAGAAAATCCGAGGGAAGGAATAAAAGATATGAAAAAAGCTGTAGAACTTATAAAAAAAGGTTACCCTACTGTTATTTTCCCTGAAGGGGAAAGAACTATTGATGGAAATATACTAAGTTTTAAAAAAGGAAGCTTTAAACTGGCAACTGAAACTAATGGAATAATAGTTCCCCTTACATTGAAAGGAACATATAATATTCAAAAAAGAGGAGCTTTTAGAATGAACAGAGGGCAGCTTATAACTTTAATAGTAGATGAACCAATTTTTGTAGAGGATATTCCTAAGGAAGAATTAAAAAATTTGAATATGAAAGTGAGAGACATTATTGTTAGAAATTTTGAAGCTATATAG
- a CDS encoding glycosyltransferase family 2 protein: MKLSAAVMTFNEEKNLERTLKALADICDEIVIVDSGSTDSTKKIAEKYRAKFIHQPWLGYGKQRNAAIENCNGKWILTVDADEELSSRLKQKIVEIINGNEDKKVYEINRLSICFGKQIKHGGWGTSYAVRLFLKTAGRFNDSTVHESFVTQEEIFKIKEDIYHHSYLTLEDYFSKFNRYTTEGALEYYKKGKKASIGQIVFNPMYKFIRMYIIRLGFLDGIEGFLLASTSSMYSMVKYFKLREIYRNGSYINKKN; this comes from the coding sequence ATGAAATTATCAGCAGCAGTAATGACTTTCAATGAAGAAAAAAATTTAGAGAGAACTTTGAAGGCTTTAGCTGATATTTGTGATGAAATAGTTATAGTAGATAGTGGCTCTACTGATAGCACTAAAAAGATTGCAGAAAAATATAGGGCTAAATTTATTCATCAACCATGGCTTGGATATGGAAAACAAAGAAATGCAGCTATAGAAAATTGTAATGGAAAATGGATACTTACAGTGGATGCGGATGAAGAGCTTTCTTCTAGATTGAAACAGAAAATAGTAGAAATAATAAATGGAAATGAAGATAAAAAAGTATATGAAATAAACAGATTATCAATATGTTTTGGAAAGCAGATAAAGCATGGTGGATGGGGAACCTCTTATGCTGTAAGACTTTTTTTAAAAACAGCAGGAAGATTTAATGATAGTACAGTTCATGAGAGTTTTGTAACACAAGAAGAAATATTTAAAATAAAAGAAGATATCTACCATCATAGTTATCTAACTTTAGAAGATTATTTTTCTAAATTTAATCGTTATACAACTGAAGGAGCTTTAGAATATTATAAAAAAGGAAAAAAAGCTAGTATAGGTCAGATAGTTTTTAATCCAATGTATAAATTTATAAGAATGTACATTATAAGACTTGGATTTTTAGATGGGATAGAGGGATTTCTTCTAGCTAGTACAAGCTCTATGTATTCAATGGTTAAATATTTCAAACTTAGAGAAATATATAGAAATGGAAGTTATATAAATAAGAAAAACTGA
- a CDS encoding glycosyltransferase family 9 protein — MRILIIHTAFIGDIVLSTPLIKKLKEIYPNSDITYVTTPVGASILRNNPNISEIIEYDKRGKHKGVKGIYQLGKRLKYENFNLVITPHRYIRSSILSWMTGSPVRKGYKNAAASFLFTEKIPYDRNKHEVEKLLSFVSGKEEKRYEIELYPNEQDIKKVDEMLKKYKGKKLILLAPGSKWFTKKWPIEYFNEVIGQVMNRKDIITGIIGGADEMALKIVSGGNIVDFRGKTTLLELAELIKRSELVVTNDSSPIHIASAWKNVKILAIFGPTVKELGFFPWSENSKVFQIKSLTCRPCSLHGGDKCPQRHFKCMLDIKPKMILDEIMKTIERV; from the coding sequence ATTAGAATATTAATAATACACACAGCTTTTATAGGAGATATAGTCCTTTCTACTCCATTGATAAAAAAGCTGAAAGAAATATATCCTAATAGTGATATAACTTATGTTACAACTCCAGTAGGTGCTTCTATATTGAGGAATAATCCCAATATAAGTGAAATAATTGAATATGATAAAAGAGGAAAACATAAAGGGGTGAAAGGTATATATCAGCTTGGAAAAAGATTGAAGTATGAAAATTTTAATTTGGTAATAACACCCCATAGATATATCAGAAGTTCTATTCTGTCATGGATGACAGGATCACCTGTAAGAAAAGGATATAAAAATGCAGCGGCTTCCTTTCTTTTTACTGAGAAAATACCTTATGATAGAAATAAACATGAAGTGGAGAAGTTATTATCTTTTGTTTCTGGAAAAGAAGAAAAAAGATATGAAATAGAATTATATCCTAATGAACAGGATATAAAAAAAGTTGATGAAATGTTGAAAAAATATAAAGGAAAAAAACTTATTCTTCTAGCTCCTGGGAGCAAATGGTTTACTAAAAAGTGGCCTATTGAATATTTTAATGAAGTAATTGGACAAGTAATGAATAGAAAAGATATTATAACAGGAATAATAGGAGGAGCTGATGAAATGGCTTTAAAAATTGTTTCTGGTGGAAATATAGTTGACTTCAGAGGAAAAACTACTCTTTTAGAACTTGCAGAACTTATAAAAAGATCAGAATTAGTTGTAACGAATGATTCATCTCCTATACATATAGCCTCAGCATGGAAAAATGTAAAAATACTTGCAATATTTGGCCCTACAGTAAAAGAACTGGGATTTTTTCCATGGTCTGAAAATAGTAAGGTATTTCAAATAAAAAGTCTTACCTGCAGACCTTGTTCACTTCATGGAGGAGATAAATGTCCTCAAAGACATTTTAAATGTATGTTGGATATCAAGCCTAAAATGATACTAGATGAAATAATGAAAACAATAGAGAGAGTTTGA
- the recA gene encoding recombinase RecA: MAKAKNTEKNREVSEKEKALELAMKQIKKDFGEGSIMKLGDNQAMNVEVISTGSINLDAALGLGGVPRGRIVEIYGAESSGKTTIALHIAAEAQKSGGVVAFIDAEHALDPVYAKALGVDVDELLISQPDYGEQALEIADMLVRSGAVDLIVVDSVAALVPKVEIDGEMGDQQMGLQARLMSKALRKLTATLNKSKTTMVFINQIRDKIGGFGFGPQTTTTGGKALKFYSSVRMEVKRIGSVKQGDEVIGNETIVKVTKNKIAPPFKEAAFQIMYGKGISRVGEILDMAIEKDIVAKSGAWFSFGDIRLGQGKENVKARLETELELLAKIEEEVKKAVKPDKKEDKETEKSESKEGVLSFEEV, translated from the coding sequence ATGGCAAAAGCAAAGAACACAGAAAAAAATCGTGAAGTCAGTGAGAAAGAAAAAGCACTAGAACTGGCAATGAAACAGATAAAAAAAGATTTTGGTGAAGGATCTATTATGAAGCTTGGTGATAATCAGGCAATGAATGTAGAGGTTATTTCAACTGGAAGTATAAATCTTGATGCTGCATTAGGTCTTGGAGGAGTTCCAAGAGGAAGAATTGTTGAAATATATGGAGCTGAAAGTTCAGGAAAAACAACAATAGCTCTTCATATAGCTGCAGAAGCACAAAAAAGTGGAGGGGTAGTAGCATTTATAGATGCAGAACATGCTTTAGATCCAGTATATGCAAAGGCTTTAGGAGTGGATGTAGATGAATTGCTGATATCTCAGCCAGATTATGGAGAACAAGCTCTTGAAATTGCAGATATGCTTGTGAGATCAGGAGCTGTTGATCTTATAGTAGTGGATTCTGTGGCTGCTCTTGTACCAAAAGTGGAAATTGATGGAGAAATGGGAGATCAACAGATGGGATTGCAGGCAAGACTTATGTCAAAAGCTTTAAGAAAACTTACTGCAACATTGAATAAATCAAAAACTACAATGGTATTTATCAATCAAATCAGAGATAAGATTGGAGGATTTGGATTTGGACCTCAAACTACAACTACTGGAGGAAAGGCTTTAAAATTCTACTCATCAGTGAGAATGGAAGTAAAAAGAATTGGATCAGTAAAACAAGGTGATGAGGTAATAGGAAATGAAACAATAGTAAAAGTGACTAAAAATAAAATAGCCCCCCCATTCAAAGAAGCTGCTTTTCAAATAATGTATGGAAAAGGAATATCAAGAGTAGGGGAAATTCTTGATATGGCTATAGAAAAAGATATAGTTGCAAAATCAGGAGCTTGGTTTAGTTTTGGAGATATTAGATTGGGGCAGGGTAAAGAGAATGTAAAAGCAAGGCTTGAAACTGAACTTGAACTTTTAGCTAAGATAGAAGAAGAAGTAAAAAAGGCTGTAAAACCAGATAAAAAAGAAGATAAAGAAACTGAAAAATCAGAGTCTAAAGAAGGAGTATTAAGTTTTGAAGAAGTTTAG
- a CDS encoding lipopolysaccharide core heptose(II) kinase RfaY yields the protein MNKEKLGNIFLYYKEKKDKNLYEKIENDEYEIVKIFKNDQRSYVALISIEGENLVYKQPVEKNSRKWQRFLSIFRGSESRREFQNIEKINDIGLNGAVPCLAVEKRKGVFVVDSYLIYSYIDGRESSFEDIEIISQELKKIHDLGFLHGDSHLNNFLIKDNKVYLIDTKLEKNKYGNFGKSFEFMYLEESCPQKIDFDKNSIYFKGAKMLRSYLTLLSKFKIKLKSIRRRKK from the coding sequence ATGAATAAAGAAAAGCTGGGAAATATTTTTTTATACTATAAAGAAAAAAAAGATAAAAATTTATATGAAAAAATTGAAAATGATGAATATGAAATTGTAAAAATATTTAAAAATGATCAACGAAGCTATGTAGCCCTTATAAGTATAGAAGGAGAAAACCTTGTATATAAACAGCCTGTTGAGAAAAACAGCAGAAAATGGCAAAGGTTTCTTTCCATATTTAGAGGAAGTGAAAGTAGAAGAGAATTTCAAAATATAGAAAAAATAAATGATATAGGATTAAATGGGGCTGTTCCTTGCCTTGCTGTTGAAAAAAGGAAAGGCGTGTTTGTTGTAGATTCATATCTTATTTATTCATATATAGATGGAAGAGAAAGCAGTTTTGAGGATATAGAGATAATAAGTCAGGAATTGAAAAAAATTCATGATTTAGGTTTTCTTCATGGGGATTCTCATTTAAACAATTTTTTAATAAAAGACAATAAAGTTTATCTTATAGATACAAAATTAGAAAAAAATAAATATGGAAATTTTGGGAAGAGTTTTGAATTTATGTATCTTGAAGAGAGCTGTCCGCAAAAAATAGATTTTGATAAGAATAGTATCTATTTTAAAGGAGCTAAGATGCTGAGGAGTTACTTAACACTGCTTTCAAAGTTCAAGATAAAATTAAAAAGCATTAGGAGAAGAAAAAAGTGA
- the pflB gene encoding formate C-acetyltransferase gives MKYWNGFKGELWQKEINVRDFIQCNYTPYEGDDSFLVKSTENTKKVWDKLTEMFKEERAKGIYDVETKKPQAIDAYGPGYIEKDSEVIVGLQTDAPLKRGIYPKGGLRMVKNSLEAFGYKIDPMTEEIFTKYRKTHNEGVFSAYTDEMKAARKFGIITGLPDAYGRGRIIGDYRRIALYGIDRLIEDKKNQMKILEVPEMDDETIRRREETHEQIQALKRFVKMCASYGFDVSRPAENAREAVQFVYFGYLAATKDQDGAAMSLGRTATFLDIYIQRDLETELITEKEAQELIDQFIIKLRIIRFLRTPEYDALFSGDPIWTTEAIGGQGIDGRTLVTKTSFRYLHTLYNLGPAPEPNLTVLWSVNSPENWKKYCAKVSIDTSSIQYENDDLMRPEFGDDYGIACCVSPMKIGKGMQFFGARANLAKTLLYALNGGRDEKTGAQVAPKFAPVTGEYLEFEEVIEKFEQMMKWLAGVYVNALKIIHYMHDKYAYEAFEMGLHDLDIERTQATGIAGLSIVADSLAAIRDTKVKAIRNEEGLIVDFEREGDYVPYGNNEDSTDELAVKVTEKFMDYLRTHETYRHSRATQSILTITSNVVYGKKTGNTPDGRRAGTPFAPGANPMNGRDTRGAIASLASVAKLPFHHSNDGISYTFAIAPGALGKTMEDRVDNLVSMMDGYFTPEGGQHLNVNVFDRELLEDAMENPEKYPQLTIRVSGYAVNFIRLTREQQLDVLSRTINGRM, from the coding sequence ATGAAATATTGGAATGGTTTTAAAGGGGAGCTTTGGCAGAAAGAGATTAATGTAAGAGATTTTATACAATGCAATTATACTCCATATGAAGGAGATGACTCTTTTTTAGTTAAATCCACTGAAAATACCAAGAAAGTATGGGATAAACTTACTGAAATGTTTAAAGAAGAAAGAGCAAAAGGTATTTATGATGTTGAAACTAAAAAACCTCAAGCTATTGATGCTTATGGACCTGGATATATTGAAAAAGATTCTGAAGTTATTGTTGGACTTCAAACTGATGCTCCTCTTAAAAGGGGGATTTATCCAAAAGGTGGACTTAGAATGGTAAAAAATTCTTTGGAAGCTTTTGGATATAAAATTGATCCAATGACAGAAGAAATATTCACTAAATATAGAAAAACTCATAATGAAGGAGTCTTCTCAGCTTACACAGATGAAATGAAAGCAGCAAGAAAATTTGGTATTATAACTGGACTTCCTGATGCTTATGGAAGAGGAAGAATAATAGGAGATTATAGAAGAATAGCTCTTTATGGAATAGATAGATTAATAGAAGATAAGAAGAATCAAATGAAAATATTAGAAGTTCCTGAAATGGATGATGAAACTATAAGAAGAAGAGAAGAAACTCATGAACAGATTCAAGCTCTTAAGAGATTTGTAAAAATGTGTGCATCTTATGGATTTGATGTTTCAAGACCAGCAGAAAATGCAAGAGAAGCTGTACAATTTGTATATTTTGGATATCTTGCAGCAACTAAAGATCAAGATGGAGCTGCTATGTCATTGGGAAGAACTGCAACTTTCCTTGATATCTATATTCAAAGAGATCTTGAAACAGAGCTTATAACTGAAAAAGAAGCTCAGGAACTTATAGACCAATTTATAATTAAATTAAGAATAATCAGATTCTTAAGAACTCCTGAATATGATGCATTATTCTCAGGAGATCCTATATGGACTACTGAGGCAATAGGAGGGCAGGGAATAGATGGAAGAACTCTGGTAACTAAAACATCTTTCAGATATCTTCATACTCTATATAACTTAGGGCCAGCTCCAGAGCCAAATCTGACAGTTCTTTGGTCAGTGAACTCACCAGAAAACTGGAAAAAATATTGTGCAAAAGTTTCAATTGATACATCTTCTATTCAATATGAAAATGATGATTTAATGAGACCTGAATTTGGAGATGACTATGGAATAGCATGTTGTGTATCACCTATGAAAATTGGAAAAGGAATGCAGTTTTTTGGAGCTAGAGCAAACCTTGCAAAAACTCTTTTATATGCTTTAAATGGAGGAAGAGACGAAAAAACAGGAGCTCAAGTAGCACCTAAATTTGCACCTGTAACTGGAGAATATTTAGAATTTGAAGAAGTAATAGAAAAATTTGAGCAAATGATGAAATGGCTTGCAGGAGTATATGTAAATGCTTTAAAAATAATTCATTATATGCATGATAAATATGCTTATGAAGCTTTTGAAATGGGGCTTCATGACCTTGACATTGAAAGAACTCAAGCTACTGGTATAGCAGGGCTTTCAATAGTAGCTGATTCACTAGCAGCTATTAGAGATACAAAAGTAAAAGCAATAAGAAATGAAGAGGGATTAATTGTAGATTTTGAAAGAGAAGGAGATTATGTTCCTTATGGAAATAATGAAGATTCTACAGATGAGCTTGCTGTAAAAGTTACTGAGAAATTTATGGATTATTTGAGAACTCATGAAACATATAGACATTCAAGAGCAACTCAATCTATCCTTACTATAACTTCAAATGTTGTATATGGTAAAAAAACAGGGAATACTCCTGATGGAAGAAGAGCTGGAACTCCATTTGCACCAGGAGCAAATCCAATGAATGGAAGAGATACTAGAGGAGCAATAGCTTCTCTTGCATCAGTTGCAAAATTACCATTCCACCATTCAAATGATGGAATATCATATACATTTGCAATAGCTCCAGGAGCATTAGGAAAGACTATGGAAGACAGGGTTGATAATCTTGTTTCTATGATGGATGGATATTTTACTCCAGAGGGAGGACAACATCTTAATGTCAATGTATTTGACAGGGAATTATTAGAAGATGCAATGGAAAATCCTGAAAAATATCCACAGCTTACAATAAGAGTATCTGGTTACGCAGTAAACTTTATAAGATTGACAAGAGAACAACAGTTAGATGTACTTTCGAGAACAATTAATGGAAGAATGTAA
- the pflA gene encoding pyruvate formate-lyase-activating protein, whose amino-acid sequence MSRIGNIHSYESFGTVDGPGIRFVLFLQGCPLRCKFCHNPDTWNMSEEKIKEEAAETFEKVKKYKGYFGKKGGLTVTGGEPLLQADFVLELFKLCKEDGINTVIDTSGYIFNEKVKEVLEYTDLVLLDIKAIDEEVYKELTGVELENTLKFAQYLKEKGKKAWIRHVIVPGITDNDELLNRLAEYISALSNVEKVELLPYHRLGEFKYKELGMKYALEGVEELSKERLDNAVSIFKKYNLKVN is encoded by the coding sequence ATGAGCAGGATTGGAAATATACATTCATATGAGAGTTTTGGAACAGTAGATGGTCCTGGGATAAGGTTTGTACTTTTTCTTCAAGGATGTCCATTGAGATGTAAATTCTGCCATAATCCTGATACATGGAATATGTCAGAAGAAAAAATAAAAGAAGAAGCTGCAGAAACTTTTGAGAAAGTAAAAAAATATAAAGGATATTTTGGAAAAAAAGGAGGACTTACTGTAACAGGGGGAGAACCTCTTCTTCAAGCTGATTTTGTTCTTGAACTTTTTAAGCTTTGTAAAGAAGATGGAATAAATACAGTGATAGATACCTCTGGGTATATTTTTAATGAAAAAGTGAAAGAAGTATTGGAGTATACAGATCTTGTACTTTTAGATATAAAAGCTATTGATGAAGAAGTATATAAAGAACTTACAGGAGTTGAACTTGAAAATACTCTGAAATTTGCTCAATATCTAAAAGAAAAAGGGAAAAAAGCTTGGATAAGACATGTAATTGTTCCTGGCATTACAGATAATGATGAACTTTTGAATAGACTGGCTGAGTATATATCTGCTTTAAGCAATGTAGAAAAAGTTGAATTACTACCATATCACAGACTTGGAGAATTTAAATATAAGGAATTAGGAATGAAATATGCTTTGGAAGGAGTAGAAGAACTTTCTAAAGAAAGACTGGATAATGCTGTCTCTATATTTAAAAAATATAATTTAAAAGTTAATTAG
- the rd gene encoding rubredoxin, with the protein MKKYECKICGYIYDPVDGDPDNGVAPGTAFEDISEDWVCPLCSAEKDEFEAI; encoded by the coding sequence GTGAAGAAATATGAATGTAAAATATGTGGATATATTTATGATCCAGTAGATGGAGATCCGGATAATGGAGTAGCGCCTGGAACTGCTTTTGAAGATATTTCAGAAGATTGGGTATGCCCTCTGTGTTCAGCAGAAAAAGACGAATTTGAAGCAATTTAA
- a CDS encoding glycosyltransferase family 9 protein, which translates to MKILVIRLSSIGDIILTTPVLKAFKEKYPEAVIDFLVLDKFKDSIEGIPFIDNVILFNKEKNDGFYNMKKFGKELKKNGYDYIFDLHSKIRSKIISKNIGAKIFTYKKRSWWKTLLVKMKLIKYKVDNTIVKNYFGAFKDFGLEYKGEDISFAFSEKDDICKEYDGLPVMAPGASKNTKKWTKEGFGELANLIYKKYKKKTVLIGGKEDIELCDEIDKISEGHTINMAGKLSLKQSGALLSKALFLVANDSGPFHIARGVKCKTFVIFGPTSPAMFDFGENTVLIDKNIKCSPCSLHGDKECPQGHFDCMKQITGKEVFDTIENSVKI; encoded by the coding sequence GTGAAAATATTGGTTATCAGGCTTAGTTCAATAGGAGATATTATATTAACTACTCCTGTATTAAAAGCATTCAAAGAAAAATATCCAGAAGCAGTAATAGATTTTTTAGTTTTAGATAAATTTAAAGATTCTATAGAAGGAATTCCTTTTATTGATAATGTTATTTTATTCAATAAGGAAAAAAATGATGGTTTCTATAATATGAAAAAATTTGGTAAGGAATTGAAAAAAAATGGATATGACTATATATTTGATCTTCATTCTAAAATAAGATCAAAAATTATTTCAAAAAATATTGGAGCAAAAATTTTCACTTACAAGAAAAGAAGTTGGTGGAAAACTCTTCTTGTAAAAATGAAATTAATAAAATATAAAGTTGATAATACAATAGTAAAGAATTATTTTGGTGCATTTAAGGATTTTGGACTTGAATATAAAGGAGAAGACATAAGTTTTGCTTTTTCTGAAAAAGATGATATTTGTAAGGAATATGATGGATTACCTGTAATGGCACCAGGAGCTTCAAAAAATACTAAAAAATGGACAAAAGAAGGATTTGGAGAATTAGCAAATCTAATTTATAAAAAATATAAGAAAAAAACTGTTCTTATTGGTGGAAAGGAAGACATTGAGCTTTGTGATGAAATAGATAAAATAAGTGAAGGACATACAATAAATATGGCTGGAAAGCTTTCACTTAAACAAAGTGGAGCACTTTTATCAAAAGCTTTGTTTCTCGTTGCAAATGATTCAGGACCTTTTCATATAGCAAGAGGGGTAAAATGTAAAACATTTGTAATATTTGGACCTACAAGTCCAGCAATGTTTGATTTTGGAGAAAATACTGTATTAATAGATAAAAATATAAAATGTTCTCCTTGCAGTCTGCATGGGGATAAAGAATGTCCTCAGGGACATTTTGATTGTATGAAACAGATAACAGGAAAAGAAGTTTTTGACACAATAGAAAACAGCGTAAAAATATAA